The Emcibacteraceae bacterium genome contains a region encoding:
- a CDS encoding 6-carboxytetrahydropterin synthase has protein sequence MMFEICFTRRYCMSHRLFNLKNSKCFVPHGHNEYVKVYLVGNSDMPLDGNHNMNNGFSTLKSTWHNWIDNAVDHSMQLSNHDPLLDYFKEKEPENLPHLLITPGDPTTEILAACFYAKINAFLKNDGIDMRCNRVEIEETPTNTVIFTGDPDEAISTEHYGGPDIPWWKRPDMTINDL, from the coding sequence ATGATGTTTGAGATTTGTTTTACACGACGATATTGCATGAGCCACAGGCTGTTTAATCTGAAAAACAGCAAGTGTTTTGTGCCGCATGGCCATAACGAATATGTCAAAGTTTATCTGGTTGGCAATTCGGATATGCCGCTTGATGGCAATCATAATATGAATAACGGGTTTAGTACGTTAAAAAGCACCTGGCATAACTGGATCGATAATGCGGTTGATCATAGTATGCAGCTGAGCAATCATGATCCCCTGCTAGATTATTTTAAGGAAAAGGAACCTGAAAACCTGCCGCATCTTTTAATAACGCCTGGGGATCCGACGACGGAAATACTCGCGGCCTGTTTTTATGCTAAAATCAATGCCTTTCTTAAAAATGACGGTATTGACATGCGCTGTAATCGTGTGGAAATTGAAGAAACGCCTACCAACACAGTTATTTTTACCGGCGATCCGGATGAAGCCATATCAACGGAACATTACGGTGGTCCCGATATTCCATGGTGGAAGCGACCGGACATGACCATTAATGATCTATAG
- the ribA gene encoding GTP cyclohydrolase II: MDNNSVINQKLISVERAASELRRGGSVIITDGSLAHMVTSAELITDNRLDKFMTLSKDKPLIGLTYNRANILKISPRSGDVALVKIKDYMDSGVISSMADPADDLQHIMQGPFQVSDSKPVKIHDAGIKLCKIAKLLPAAVFSGPIENWHALAAQNNLLCLDAGDILNHTIREALSLNIITSAKVPLAGAENATMVAFRPDDGGTEHFAIIIGDPKRDQAVLTRIHSECFTGDLLGSLKCDCGEQMRGAIKYMSDEGGGILLYLAQEGRGIGLINKLRAYHLQDQGFDTVDANERLGFLSDERIFEPAAEMLKKMGYGKVRLLTNNPDKVSGLEACGIEVTERVPHKFPSNTHNDLYLKTKKKRSGHLL, translated from the coding sequence GTGGATAACAATTCCGTGATCAATCAGAAACTTATATCCGTCGAGCGTGCCGCATCAGAACTGCGGCGGGGCGGAAGCGTCATTATCACGGACGGGTCGCTAGCCCATATGGTAACCTCCGCTGAACTGATCACTGATAACAGGCTTGATAAATTTATGACCCTGTCAAAGGATAAGCCACTTATCGGCCTAACCTATAATCGGGCCAATATCCTTAAAATTTCCCCACGGTCCGGTGATGTGGCCCTTGTGAAAATCAAGGATTATATGGACAGCGGTGTTATTTCATCAATGGCTGATCCTGCGGATGATCTGCAGCATATTATGCAGGGACCATTTCAGGTATCCGATTCTAAACCCGTCAAAATTCATGATGCCGGAATTAAATTATGTAAAATTGCAAAATTGCTGCCGGCTGCTGTTTTTAGCGGACCAATTGAAAATTGGCACGCGCTGGCGGCGCAAAATAATCTTCTATGCCTGGACGCAGGCGATATTCTCAATCACACCATCCGTGAAGCCTTGTCCCTGAATATCATTACGTCGGCAAAAGTTCCCCTTGCCGGCGCTGAAAATGCTACGATGGTGGCTTTTAGGCCCGATGACGGCGGCACCGAACATTTTGCTATTATCATTGGCGACCCAAAACGCGATCAGGCTGTGCTTACCCGAATTCATTCCGAATGTTTTACAGGAGACCTGCTTGGTTCCCTAAAATGTGACTGCGGTGAACAGATGCGCGGCGCCATAAAATATATGAGCGATGAGGGTGGAGGCATCCTTCTTTATCTTGCGCAGGAGGGACGCGGTATTGGCCTGATTAATAAACTGCGGGCCTACCACCTTCAGGATCAGGGATTTGATACTGTGGATGCCAATGAACGGCTTGGATTTTTAAGTGACGAACGAATTTTCGAGCCCGCCGCAGAAATGCTTAAAAAAATGGGCTATGGCAAAGTAAGGCTGCTGACCAATAATCCTGATAAAGTTTCGGGACTTGAAGCCTGCGGTATTGAAGTTACGGAACGGGTACCCCACAAATTTCCGTCAAACACCCATAATGATCTTTATCTTAAGACAAAAAAGAAACGATCCGGCCACCTGCTTTAA
- a CDS encoding response regulator transcription factor, whose translation MSHTYTILLVDDDDDLRENLAMQLSFHEEFKTVQCNNGKCGLDAVKAKDFDLIILDVGMPDIDGREVCRMMRKSGVSTPIIMLTANASEADTILGLDAGANDYVTKPFKFGVLLARIRAHLRQHLISEDASYPIGHYIFKPGEKTLTDKDTEEKIRLTEKETAILKFLKRADGATISREKMLNEVWGYNSNVTTHTLETHIYRLRQKIEKNPSDARIIITENGGYSMGNS comes from the coding sequence ATGAGCCATACCTATACCATTCTGCTTGTTGATGATGACGATGATCTTCGCGAAAATCTGGCAATGCAGTTGTCGTTTCACGAAGAATTTAAAACAGTTCAGTGCAATAACGGTAAATGCGGCCTTGATGCCGTTAAGGCCAAAGATTTTGACCTAATCATTCTTGATGTCGGCATGCCGGATATAGATGGCCGGGAAGTTTGCCGCATGATGCGAAAAAGCGGCGTCAGCACACCGATTATTATGCTTACAGCCAATGCATCGGAAGCTGATACCATACTTGGTCTTGATGCCGGTGCGAATGATTATGTGACAAAACCCTTTAAATTCGGGGTATTGCTTGCCCGTATCCGGGCACACTTGCGTCAGCATCTGATCAGTGAGGATGCAAGCTATCCTATCGGTCATTATATATTCAAGCCGGGGGAGAAAACGCTGACAGATAAGGATACGGAAGAAAAAATCAGACTAACGGAAAAGGAAACGGCTATCCTTAAATTCCTGAAACGGGCTGATGGGGCGACCATCTCGAGGGAAAAAATGCTGAATGAAGTTTGGGGGTATAATTCAAATGTTACCACCCATACATTAGAGACGCATATATACCGGCTTCGGCAAAAAATAGAAAAAAACCCGTCTGACGCCAGAATTATTATCACCGAAAATGGTGGCTATAGTATGGGAAATAGCTAG